In a single window of the Terrirubrum flagellatum genome:
- a CDS encoding ABC transporter permease: MMADAAVMRVAPPPVRRGLLSLSPINQRRLANFRANKRGAWSFWIFMALFILTLFANFIANDRPLIVKYKGEWLSPILVDYPEEKFGGFLAQTDYRDPVIMSEIAANGFAIWPPIRFSYRTVNLDVPKPAPSPPTWRLTTEECRASATKLVVNKGRDPATLGCGDIEWNWLGTDDQGRDVLARLIYGFRLSVLFGLVLAAASSVIGVAAGAVQGFFGGWVDLIFQRVIEIWTSVPSLYVLIILSAVIAPGFFVLLGILLLFSWVSLVGVVRAEFLRARNFEYVRAARALGLSNGTIIVKHLLPNAMVATLTFMPFILNGSITTLTSLDFLGLGLPPGSPSLGEMLQQGKSNLQAPWLALTAFVSISFMLSLLIFIGEAVRDAFDPRKTFA; the protein is encoded by the coding sequence ATGATGGCCGACGCAGCCGTGATGCGCGTCGCGCCGCCTCCGGTCCGCCGGGGGCTGCTCAGCCTCTCGCCGATCAATCAGCGCCGGCTCGCGAATTTCCGCGCCAACAAGCGCGGCGCCTGGTCGTTCTGGATATTCATGGCGCTGTTCATTCTGACGCTGTTCGCGAATTTCATCGCCAACGACCGGCCGCTGATCGTGAAATACAAGGGCGAATGGTTGAGCCCGATCCTCGTCGATTATCCCGAGGAGAAATTCGGCGGCTTTCTCGCGCAAACCGATTATCGCGATCCTGTCATCATGAGCGAGATCGCCGCCAACGGTTTCGCCATCTGGCCGCCGATCCGCTTCTCCTACAGGACCGTCAATCTTGATGTGCCGAAGCCCGCGCCATCGCCGCCCACCTGGCGGTTGACGACGGAGGAATGCCGGGCCTCCGCCACAAAGCTCGTCGTCAACAAGGGCCGCGATCCCGCGACGCTCGGCTGCGGCGACATCGAATGGAACTGGCTCGGCACCGATGATCAGGGCCGCGATGTGCTCGCGCGTTTGATCTACGGCTTCCGCCTCTCCGTACTGTTCGGCCTTGTTCTCGCGGCGGCGTCATCGGTGATCGGAGTCGCCGCCGGCGCGGTGCAGGGCTTCTTCGGCGGTTGGGTCGATCTCATCTTCCAGCGCGTCATCGAGATCTGGACATCGGTGCCGTCGCTCTATGTGCTGATCATTCTGTCCGCTGTGATCGCGCCGGGCTTTTTCGTCCTGCTCGGCATTCTCCTGCTGTTCTCCTGGGTGTCGCTCGTCGGCGTCGTGCGCGCCGAATTCCTGCGCGCCCGCAATTTCGAATATGTCCGCGCCGCCCGCGCACTCGGCCTTTCGAACGGGACGATCATCGTCAAGCATCTGCTGCCGAACGCGATGGTGGCGACGCTGACCTTCATGCCCTTCATCCTCAATGGCTCGATCACGACGCTGACCTCGCTCGATTTCCTCGGTCTTGGCTTGCCGCCGGGATCGCCGTCGCTCGGCGAGATGTTGCAGCAGGGCAAATCGAACCTGCAGGCGCCCTGGCTCGCCTTGACCGCCTTCGTCTCCATCTCCTTCATGCTGTCGCTGCTGATCTTCATCGGCGAAGCCGTGCGCGACGCCTTCGATCCGCGGAAGACATTCGCGTGA
- a CDS encoding cold-shock protein has protein sequence MQSGTVKFFNGDRGFGFIQPDEGGKDVFVHIAALERAGIRGLVEGQKVQFDLQEDRRSGKMSVGQISLAPAT, from the coding sequence ATGCAAAGTGGCACGGTCAAGTTCTTCAACGGCGACAGAGGTTTTGGCTTCATTCAGCCAGATGAGGGCGGCAAGGATGTGTTTGTTCACATCGCCGCTCTCGAACGCGCGGGAATACGCGGTCTGGTGGAGGGCCAGAAAGTGCAGTTCGATCTGCAGGAGGATCGTCGCAGTGGAAAAATGTCAGTCGGGCAGATCTCGCTGGCGCCTGCGACCTGA
- a CDS encoding microcin C ABC transporter permease YejB, which yields MLAYIARRLLLMIPTLLGIMFISFVIVQFAPGGPVERIIAQLQGNDSTSSAVGGGAGGDFGAQAAAQGAAQNSSYRGAQGLDPALIKELEKQFGFDKPAPERFLKMLWDYARFDFGKSFFRDVSVLDLIREKLPVSISLGLWMTLLSYAISIPLGVRKAMRDGSPFDVWTSAVVIVGYAIPGFLFAILLIVLFAGGSFWQIFPLRGLYSDNWSQLSFTGKVIDYLWHIALPVTAMALSAFATSTLLTKNSFLDEIRKQYVLTARMKGLTERRVLYGHVFRNAMLIVIAGFPGAFIHAFFAGSLLIETIFSLDGIGLLSYESVLNRDYAVVFANLYIFSLLSLFVHLISDLTYTWIDPRIDFETREA from the coding sequence ATGCTCGCCTATATCGCGCGCCGCCTTCTCCTGATGATCCCGACCTTGCTCGGCATCATGTTCATCTCCTTCGTCATCGTGCAGTTCGCGCCGGGCGGACCTGTCGAACGCATCATCGCGCAACTGCAAGGCAACGATTCCACCAGCTCCGCCGTCGGCGGCGGCGCGGGCGGCGATTTCGGCGCGCAGGCGGCGGCTCAAGGGGCGGCGCAGAACTCCAGCTATCGCGGCGCGCAGGGCCTCGACCCCGCCTTGATCAAGGAGCTTGAGAAGCAGTTCGGCTTCGACAAGCCCGCGCCCGAGCGCTTTCTGAAAATGCTGTGGGACTACGCGCGCTTCGATTTCGGCAAGAGCTTCTTTCGCGACGTTTCGGTGCTCGACCTGATCCGCGAGAAATTGCCGGTCTCGATCTCTCTCGGCCTCTGGATGACGCTTCTATCGTATGCCATCTCGATTCCGCTCGGCGTGCGCAAGGCCATGCGCGACGGTTCGCCGTTTGACGTGTGGACCTCGGCTGTCGTTATCGTCGGCTACGCCATTCCCGGCTTTCTCTTCGCGATCCTGCTGATCGTGCTCTTCGCCGGCGGCTCCTTCTGGCAGATCTTTCCGCTGCGCGGCCTTTATTCCGACAACTGGAGCCAGCTCTCGTTTACCGGAAAGGTCATCGACTATCTCTGGCACATCGCGCTGCCGGTGACGGCGATGGCGCTCTCGGCGTTCGCGACCTCGACGCTGCTGACCAAGAACTCCTTCCTCGATGAAATCCGCAAGCAGTACGTGCTGACCGCGCGCATGAAAGGCCTGACCGAACGCCGCGTGCTCTACGGACACGTCTTCCGCAATGCGATGCTGATCGTGATCGCGGGATTTCCCGGCGCCTTCATCCACGCTTTCTTCGCGGGATCGCTGCTCATCGAGACGATCTTCTCTCTCGATGGCATCGGGCTCCTCTCCTACGAATCCGTGCTCAATCGCGATTACGCCGTGGTCTTCGCAAATCTCTATATTTTCTCGCTGCTCAGCCTCTTCGTTCATCTGATCTCGGATCTGACCTACACCTGGATCGATCCGCGCATCGATTTCGAGACGCGGGAAGCATGA
- a CDS encoding extracellular solute-binding protein, with protein sequence MNRTRPSRRAVIAGGLSLAAAPALDAFGGWGRALAEGETESHGLSLFGDLALPADFKHFRYVNPDAPKAGTLRIQIKQTSGNQNFDTFNTLNHLVLKGDGAAGMDAIYDTLMSGTSDEPSTQYGLVARAVRVSADKLTYRFLLRPEARFHDGSKLTAKDVAFSLNTLKAKGHPSYRVMLKEVASAEAESDEVALIKLTPNRSRELHLIVAGLPIFSEAWWKNRDFEAATLDPPLGSGAYKVGKFEQGRFIEFERVPDYWGKDLPVNVGQNNFARIRYEYFRDRQVAFEAFKSGVMNYNQEFTSRFWHTLYDFPAIKEGRVKTEELETGLPATAQGWWFNQRRGPFKDIRIRKALALCFDFEWTNKNIMFSSFRRTTSFFDNSDYKATGKPSPEELKLLEPFRDKLPPETFDEVWVPPVSDGSGSDRNLLRQADQLLRDAGCKREGNALLLPNGKPFKIEFLDFQASLQPHTQPYQANLKRLGIDATSRIIDAAQYESRMKDFDFDMASRNMSNSLIPSDTLRIIYGSESGKHSGGRNMGGIDSPAVDALIDIIGRAQSIGEITTATRALDRVLRSGQYWVPMWYLGKEWVAYWDAFSRPATKPKYGSGAPSLWWWDEAKAKKSGTQG encoded by the coding sequence GTGAATCGAACTCGTCCGTCCCGCCGCGCTGTTATCGCCGGCGGCCTCAGCCTGGCTGCCGCGCCGGCGCTCGATGCGTTCGGGGGATGGGGGAGGGCGCTGGCCGAGGGCGAGACCGAGAGCCACGGCCTCTCGCTCTTCGGCGATCTCGCCCTGCCGGCGGATTTCAAGCATTTCCGTTACGTGAATCCCGACGCGCCGAAGGCGGGCACGCTGCGCATCCAGATCAAGCAAACATCCGGCAACCAGAACTTCGACACCTTCAACACGCTGAACCATCTCGTGCTGAAGGGCGACGGCGCCGCCGGCATGGACGCGATCTACGATACGCTGATGTCTGGCACATCAGACGAGCCGAGCACGCAATATGGGCTCGTCGCGCGCGCTGTGCGCGTGTCGGCCGACAAGCTCACCTATCGTTTCCTGCTGCGGCCCGAGGCGCGCTTCCATGATGGCTCGAAACTGACGGCGAAGGATGTCGCTTTTTCGCTCAACACGCTCAAAGCGAAGGGCCATCCCAGCTATCGCGTGATGCTGAAGGAAGTCGCCTCCGCCGAAGCCGAGAGCGACGAGGTCGCCCTGATCAAGCTCACGCCGAATCGCAGCCGCGAATTGCATCTGATCGTCGCGGGCCTGCCGATCTTTTCCGAGGCCTGGTGGAAGAATCGCGACTTCGAGGCGGCGACGCTCGATCCGCCGTTGGGCTCCGGCGCCTACAAGGTCGGCAAATTCGAGCAGGGACGTTTCATCGAGTTCGAGCGCGTTCCCGATTATTGGGGCAAGGATCTGCCCGTGAATGTCGGCCAGAACAATTTCGCCCGTATCCGCTACGAATATTTCCGCGACCGGCAGGTGGCGTTCGAAGCGTTCAAATCAGGCGTGATGAATTACAATCAGGAATTCACATCGCGCTTCTGGCACACGCTCTATGATTTTCCCGCCATCAAGGAAGGCCGTGTGAAGACAGAGGAGCTGGAGACGGGGTTGCCGGCGACGGCGCAGGGCTGGTGGTTCAACCAGCGGCGCGGGCCATTCAAGGATATTCGCATCCGAAAAGCGCTGGCGCTCTGCTTCGATTTTGAATGGACGAACAAGAACATCATGTTCTCGTCCTTCCGGCGCACCACCTCTTTCTTCGACAATTCCGACTACAAGGCGACGGGCAAGCCTTCGCCGGAGGAGCTGAAGCTGCTAGAACCCTTCCGCGACAAGCTGCCGCCGGAGACGTTCGACGAGGTCTGGGTTCCCCCCGTCAGCGACGGCTCGGGCTCGGACCGCAATCTCCTGCGGCAGGCCGATCAGCTCCTGCGCGACGCTGGCTGCAAGCGCGAAGGCAATGCGCTTTTGTTGCCGAACGGCAAGCCGTTCAAGATCGAGTTCCTCGATTTCCAGGCGTCGTTGCAGCCGCATACGCAGCCTTATCAGGCGAACCTCAAAAGGCTCGGCATCGACGCGACATCACGCATCATCGACGCCGCGCAGTATGAGTCGCGCATGAAGGATTTCGATTTCGACATGGCGAGCCGCAACATGTCGAACAGCCTGATCCCGAGCGACACGCTGCGCATCATCTATGGTTCTGAATCAGGCAAGCATTCCGGCGGCCGCAACATGGGCGGCATCGATAGCCCCGCCGTTGACGCGCTGATCGACATCATAGGCCGCGCCCAATCGATCGGCGAAATCACCACGGCGACGCGCGCTCTCGACCGCGTGCTGCGCTCCGGGCAATATTGGGTGCCCATGTGGTATCTCGGCAAGGAGTGGGTCGCTTATTGGGACGCCTTCTCGCGGCCGGCGACCAAGCCGAAATATGGCTCCGGCGCGCCCAGCCTCTGGTGGTGGGACGAGGCGAAGGCGAAGAAGAGCGGGACGCAGGGGTGA
- a CDS encoding transcriptional regulator has product MRSRLARAEQQRIDGENARAEYEALNDAQNANMARLRELRLAKEREAATATPGPVKAPKPKRGSNPARRKISSGGAS; this is encoded by the coding sequence ATGCGCTCCAGACTCGCGAGGGCTGAGCAACAGCGGATCGACGGGGAAAATGCGCGCGCCGAATATGAAGCGCTCAACGACGCGCAGAACGCCAACATGGCGCGGCTGCGCGAGTTGCGGCTTGCAAAAGAGCGGGAGGCCGCGACGGCGACGCCCGGGCCTGTGAAGGCGCCGAAGCCGAAACGGGGAAGCAATCCGGCCCGGCGGAAGATCTCCTCCGGAGGCGCGTCATGA